Proteins from a genomic interval of Niabella soli DSM 19437:
- a CDS encoding glycoside hydrolase family 94 protein: MKISKPVDEIVVRMRELFTGDALPAFSKEEPFRQELFGYDQMQQHGVRVAKSHTVVREHPHDKVLARLTDNEAVIGKVYELMTDAVSAQLPIVPASEWLLDNYYLIKEQIALGRSHLPKGYSETLPILAKGRSAGFPRVYDIALELIAHSDGHISISSLTAFIDSYQTVTRLTLGELWAVPIMLRLAIIENIRRIASRIALDRLDKNVASYWTQQLLETAQKKPQDVIIVIAEMAKSKLTLNSGFVAEFIRRLQGKGHGLGMALTWLEERLAETENSSIDLVNSENQKQATDQVSIRNSIESIRLIKSTDWRTFVETVSVVEKILRTDIGGIYEKMNFTTRDRYRHVVEWVAKYSAHEEYQVAQLAIDLSRESFEKDDTPRKQHVGYYLVHETGQKLLLQKADMKLTARHRLKRVLKYNRLVSYVSATIIITLLLSGWAAWHAYSRGASEWLALALCLLGFVALSQAIIMLTNWMATILVSPRPLPKMDFSEGIPESESTLVAVPSMLISIAGIDELVDELEVRYLANPEEHLYFALLTDLADAPAEHLPEDAPLIDHAKKQIETLNERYVAADAAGSKFFLFHRPRKWNAGEKVWMGHERKRGKLAELNSFLRKTGHDDFAEITGDTASLRAIKYVITLDADTQLPREAAWKLIAAMAHPLNRPEINKQGLRVIDGYGILQPRASVSIPKTTSSYYTKMHSNDSGLDPYTQLVSDVYQDLFSEGSFVGKGIYDIDVFEQLLGDTFPANRILSHDLLEGSYVRSGLLTDVELFEEYPETYWADVKRRHRWIRGDWQIASWGTPFVPGKENRVHKNFISSLSRWKIMDNLRRSLMQPATVLFLILGWVWAPQPAFWTLLLIITWLLPIAITAVWQLFQRSETISRRAHLVEVADTVISDLSHLLFTIVCLPFEAVKNLDAILRSNWRILLSHRHLLQWTPSKAAANKQKDLSGAYLYMWPSVIIPVSCIFLLSFFSPSSLFIAAPILIAWLLGPAIAWWVSKPREAKAATLPAKAIQTLHLYARKTWAYFEDFVASEDNWLAPDNFQEQPITSLAHRTSPTNIGLALISNLAAYDFGYLSLKKLKERVANTFGTLSLLERYKGHFYNWYDTTTLLPLNPKYVSMVDSGNFFGCLLVLRQGLQELRQEPIFKPQQASGLQDALSVLKSYIDKKNQPELLKELDVLIADLKIQDSLTAILPLLQTILEKTKALKLVPAIAQNTAAADWQNRLELQLEDCLDGINSFLGNSDASLLSGKIPSLNELIALETTPLPVTVATAKTFLTELEALEKSCLEYTIVEYDFFYNKAQNLFHIGYNVTEDAADKGYYDMLASEARLGIYTAIAQGKIPQAAWFSLGRLVTNMGGHPVLLSWSGSMFEYLMPQLLMPVYENTLLDRTSKGAVRNQISYGNKNNIPWGISESGYNLVDTSLHYQYQSFGVPGLGLKRGLANDLVIAPYATIMALVVDPLAAFDNLSLLSRNGFEGKYGFYEAIDYTPSRMPRGQSQAIIKSFMVHHEGMSLLSLASVLLNKKMQERFERDPQFQSALLLLQEKPPRTTNFYTHTEEEGSRQVISQESNVRLITTPNTPVPEVQLLSNGKYFLVVSNSGGGYSRWKDIALHRWREDTTLDNWGVFCYIKDLSDGQFWSNTYHPTLKKSTSYEAVLAKGHVAFRRLDNNIETKTDIAVSPEDDLEIRRILITNRSSSTKTLEITSYGEVVIASQPADEAHPAFSNLFVQTSIDEKQNAILCTRRPRTKDEQPPWMFHTLILQGTTAEAISYETDRMQFIGRGQSVINPAAVQTGGNLSGSQGSVLDPIIAIRYKISLKPRQHATFDLLLGIAESKELCTALLTKYQDRYIRSRIFELAWTHSQVLLRQLNATQADARLFNAIAGSLIYANGNFRAEPSVIESNLKGQSGLWSYAISGDLPIVLVRVKNSENINLVKQLIQAHSYWAIKGLKVDLVIWNDDFGSYRQVFQDQIIGFITASGSNVLDQPGGIFVRPGDQISNEDRILFQTVARLIFDDDRGTLAEQVLKKRTSKGLPEVLIPQQQAYKPDLSKTVALPEGLLFANGTGGFTQDGKEYILLTGPQKRSPAPWCNVIANKEVGAVVSESGSAYTWVDNAQAFRLTPWQNDPVTDKCGEAYYIRDEESGSYWSPLPLPRPGKNAYLTRHGFGYSVYEHIHNDIYSQLWIYADVALPVKYTVLKLRNLSGQVRKVSVTGYVEWVLGDTAQKNKLFVVTGKDPLTNVLFARNRYNTAFADKVAFFDVDGSEKTFTCDRLEFIGRNGDLANPDALQRKHLSGRAGAGFDPCTALQVVIELHPDEERELVFRLGAGKNEEETRELVAKIKGSAFAHDAQSKVHDQWNHILGAVAVKTPDEALNVMANGWLVYQTLACRVWGRSGYYQSGGAYGFRDQLQDVLALLHTRPDITREQLLLAASRQFLQGDVQHWWHPPTGRGVRTTCSDDYLWLPYVASRYLSATGDTAVLNEYVSFIDGRPLRPGEESYYDLPVFLNHWETLYNHCKYAIRYGLKFGEHGLPLIGSGDWNDGMDKVGAEGKGESVWLAFFLYEVLRRFETIAADYGDADFSELCKTESEKLKENINKNAWDGGWYRRAYFDDGTPLGSNNNEECKIDSISQSWSLLSAAGDPAKSLQGMNAVNEYLIDRKNKVIKLLTPPFDKSDLYPGYIKGYVPGVRENGGQYTHAAIWTIMAYAALQDRERVWELFSMVNPVNHTLAPGQVQQYKAEPYVMAADVYGAAPHEGRGGWTWYTGSAGWTYQLTINSILGLNRIGERLYLNPCIPDHWTNYELQYRYGNTFYNIRVINRKREGVALLRVDGNVSGVPYVTLADDGQPHTVELETGAAPMGETKKE, translated from the coding sequence CGAAACGCTCCCGATCCTGGCAAAAGGCAGGTCAGCCGGTTTCCCCCGCGTATATGATATTGCGCTGGAACTGATCGCGCATAGCGACGGGCATATCAGTATCTCCAGCCTTACGGCATTTATCGATTCCTATCAAACGGTTACCCGGCTTACGTTGGGTGAGCTGTGGGCGGTACCGATCATGTTGCGCCTGGCAATCATTGAAAATATCCGGCGCATTGCTTCCCGCATTGCATTGGACCGGTTGGATAAAAACGTGGCCAGCTACTGGACACAACAACTATTGGAAACGGCGCAAAAAAAACCACAGGACGTTATCATTGTGATTGCTGAAATGGCAAAATCAAAACTAACCCTGAACAGCGGGTTTGTTGCAGAATTTATCCGGCGCCTGCAAGGCAAGGGGCATGGCCTGGGGATGGCCCTTACCTGGCTGGAAGAGCGATTGGCGGAAACGGAAAATTCATCCATCGACCTGGTAAATAGTGAAAATCAGAAACAGGCTACGGACCAGGTTTCGATACGGAACTCCATTGAAAGTATCCGCCTGATCAAAAGTACCGACTGGCGCACATTTGTCGAAACCGTCAGCGTGGTGGAAAAGATATTGCGTACCGACATCGGCGGCATTTATGAAAAAATGAATTTTACGACCCGCGACCGGTATCGACATGTGGTGGAATGGGTAGCTAAATATAGTGCACATGAGGAGTACCAGGTAGCACAGTTGGCAATAGACCTGTCCCGGGAAAGCTTTGAAAAAGACGACACGCCCCGCAAACAACATGTGGGGTATTACCTCGTGCATGAAACGGGCCAGAAGTTGCTGTTGCAAAAAGCGGACATGAAACTTACCGCCCGGCACCGCCTGAAAAGAGTATTGAAATATAACAGGTTGGTGTCCTATGTAAGCGCAACCATTATCATTACGCTTTTATTAAGCGGCTGGGCGGCATGGCATGCCTATAGCCGGGGCGCAAGCGAATGGCTGGCGCTGGCCCTGTGCCTGTTGGGTTTTGTTGCGCTGAGCCAGGCTATCATAATGCTTACCAACTGGATGGCTACCATCCTGGTAAGTCCGCGACCGTTGCCAAAAATGGATTTCTCTGAAGGTATTCCGGAATCGGAGAGTACGCTGGTAGCAGTTCCAAGTATGCTAATAAGTATAGCCGGCATTGATGAACTGGTGGATGAACTGGAAGTGCGTTACCTCGCCAACCCCGAAGAGCACTTATACTTTGCGTTGCTCACCGACCTTGCCGACGCTCCGGCGGAACACCTGCCGGAAGATGCTCCATTGATCGACCATGCAAAAAAACAAATAGAAACATTAAATGAGCGGTATGTAGCAGCGGATGCTGCCGGCAGCAAATTTTTTCTTTTCCATCGTCCCAGGAAATGGAACGCCGGCGAAAAAGTATGGATGGGTCACGAACGGAAACGCGGAAAGCTGGCCGAGTTGAATAGCTTTTTAAGGAAAACAGGTCATGACGATTTTGCTGAAATAACCGGGGATACTGCTTCTCTTCGTGCCATTAAGTATGTAATAACGCTTGATGCAGATACGCAATTGCCCCGGGAAGCCGCATGGAAACTGATTGCCGCCATGGCACATCCGCTGAACCGGCCCGAGATCAATAAACAGGGCCTGAGGGTTATTGACGGTTATGGCATTCTGCAACCGCGCGCATCGGTAAGTATCCCCAAAACCACCAGCAGTTATTATACAAAAATGCATAGTAACGATTCTGGACTGGACCCTTATACCCAACTGGTGTCGGATGTTTACCAGGATCTTTTTTCGGAAGGGTCTTTTGTTGGAAAAGGTATTTACGATATTGATGTTTTTGAACAACTGTTGGGGGACACTTTTCCGGCCAACCGCATTTTAAGTCATGATCTTTTAGAGGGATCCTATGTGCGTTCTGGCTTATTAACCGATGTGGAGTTGTTTGAGGAATACCCGGAAACTTATTGGGCCGATGTAAAACGGCGGCACCGTTGGATAAGGGGCGATTGGCAGATTGCAAGCTGGGGAACGCCTTTCGTTCCGGGAAAAGAGAACCGGGTACACAAAAATTTTATCTCAAGTCTTTCGCGCTGGAAGATTATGGATAACCTGCGGCGCAGCCTGATGCAGCCGGCAACGGTATTGTTCCTCATCCTGGGCTGGGTATGGGCGCCGCAGCCTGCTTTCTGGACCCTGTTGCTTATTATAACCTGGCTGCTCCCGATTGCTATTACGGCCGTATGGCAACTGTTTCAACGGTCAGAAACAATCAGCCGCCGTGCGCATTTGGTAGAAGTGGCAGATACGGTTATTTCAGATCTGTCGCACCTGCTGTTCACTATTGTTTGCCTGCCGTTTGAGGCGGTTAAAAACCTGGATGCGATCCTTCGTTCCAATTGGCGCATCCTGCTCTCGCACCGGCATTTATTACAATGGACCCCTTCAAAAGCAGCAGCAAACAAGCAAAAAGACCTTAGCGGGGCCTACCTGTACATGTGGCCTTCCGTTATCATTCCGGTAAGCTGTATTTTTCTTTTAAGCTTCTTTAGCCCTTCGTCTTTATTTATTGCGGCGCCGATCCTGATCGCCTGGCTGCTGGGACCGGCTATTGCCTGGTGGGTCAGCAAGCCCCGGGAAGCAAAAGCTGCAACGCTCCCTGCCAAAGCCATCCAGACCTTGCATCTTTACGCCCGGAAAACCTGGGCTTATTTTGAAGATTTTGTAGCATCGGAAGATAACTGGCTGGCACCGGATAATTTCCAGGAGCAGCCCATCACCTCATTGGCGCATCGTACTTCGCCAACAAATATCGGCCTGGCCCTTATTTCGAACCTGGCAGCCTACGATTTTGGGTATTTATCCCTTAAAAAGCTAAAAGAGCGCGTTGCCAATACCTTTGGAACCCTTTCCTTATTGGAGCGCTACAAAGGGCATTTTTATAATTGGTACGATACAACAACCTTATTGCCGCTCAACCCAAAATACGTTTCTATGGTGGACAGCGGCAACTTCTTTGGCTGCCTGCTGGTATTGCGGCAAGGCCTGCAGGAGCTGAGACAGGAACCCATATTTAAGCCACAGCAGGCATCAGGATTACAGGATGCCCTGTCTGTTTTAAAAAGTTATATCGACAAAAAAAATCAGCCGGAGCTGCTGAAGGAGCTGGATGTGCTGATCGCCGATCTGAAAATACAGGATTCTCTTACCGCAATACTGCCATTGCTGCAAACCATTCTTGAAAAAACGAAGGCACTTAAATTGGTTCCTGCCATTGCTCAAAATACTGCTGCAGCCGATTGGCAAAATCGACTGGAACTGCAACTGGAAGATTGTTTGGATGGCATCAATAGTTTTTTGGGGAATAGCGACGCTTCCTTATTGTCCGGAAAGATCCCCTCGCTTAATGAATTGATCGCTCTTGAAACAACGCCATTGCCAGTTACTGTTGCAACCGCAAAAACATTTTTAACAGAACTGGAAGCGCTTGAAAAAAGCTGCCTGGAATACACGATCGTTGAGTATGATTTTTTCTATAATAAAGCGCAAAACCTTTTTCATATAGGCTATAATGTTACAGAAGATGCGGCTGATAAAGGGTATTACGACATGCTGGCCTCCGAAGCCCGTTTGGGGATTTACACGGCCATCGCCCAGGGAAAGATCCCGCAGGCAGCCTGGTTTTCTTTAGGCCGGCTGGTTACCAATATGGGCGGGCACCCGGTATTGCTTTCCTGGAGCGGCTCTATGTTCGAATACCTGATGCCCCAACTGCTGATGCCGGTTTATGAGAATACCCTGCTGGACCGTACCAGTAAAGGCGCGGTACGCAACCAGATCAGCTATGGTAATAAGAATAATATCCCCTGGGGGATCTCCGAATCGGGCTATAATCTTGTTGACACCAGTTTGCATTACCAGTACCAGTCCTTCGGTGTGCCGGGTTTGGGACTAAAACGGGGGTTGGCAAATGATTTGGTTATTGCTCCTTACGCCACCATTATGGCGCTGGTGGTAGACCCTTTGGCCGCCTTTGATAATTTAAGCCTGCTGTCGCGCAATGGTTTCGAAGGCAAATACGGGTTTTACGAAGCAATAGACTATACGCCCTCAAGAATGCCTCGCGGACAATCACAGGCCATTATAAAGTCGTTTATGGTGCATCATGAGGGAATGAGCCTGTTATCACTCGCCTCGGTATTATTAAATAAAAAAATGCAGGAACGTTTTGAACGCGATCCGCAATTTCAATCGGCGTTGCTGCTGCTCCAGGAAAAGCCGCCCCGTACTACGAATTTCTATACGCATACTGAGGAAGAGGGCAGCCGTCAGGTCATTTCACAGGAATCGAACGTGCGGCTCATCACCACGCCGAACACACCGGTTCCGGAAGTGCAGTTATTGTCTAACGGAAAATATTTCCTTGTTGTTTCCAACAGCGGCGGCGGTTACAGCCGGTGGAAGGACATCGCGCTACACCGCTGGCGGGAAGACACGACCCTTGATAACTGGGGCGTATTTTGTTATATAAAAGATCTTTCAGACGGGCAGTTCTGGTCCAATACCTATCATCCTACCCTGAAAAAAAGCACGTCCTATGAAGCGGTATTAGCAAAAGGCCACGTAGCATTCCGCAGGTTGGACAATAATATTGAGACCAAGACCGATATTGCCGTTTCTCCTGAAGACGACCTGGAGATCCGGCGTATTCTGATCACCAATCGTTCTTCATCAACAAAAACACTGGAAATAACCAGCTATGGCGAAGTGGTTATTGCCAGTCAGCCTGCAGATGAAGCGCATCCTGCCTTCAGCAACCTGTTTGTACAAACATCCATCGACGAAAAACAAAATGCCATTCTTTGCACCCGCCGCCCCAGGACAAAGGATGAACAGCCACCCTGGATGTTTCATACCCTCATTCTCCAGGGCACAACGGCGGAAGCCATTTCTTATGAAACAGACCGGATGCAATTTATTGGTCGCGGCCAGTCTGTCATAAACCCCGCAGCCGTACAGACAGGAGGAAATTTGTCCGGCTCGCAGGGCTCTGTGCTGGATCCTATAATTGCCATACGTTATAAGATCAGTCTGAAACCCAGGCAACATGCCACTTTTGATTTGCTGCTCGGCATTGCCGAATCAAAAGAGCTTTGCACGGCTCTGCTGACCAAATACCAGGACCGGTATATCCGTAGCCGCATTTTTGAACTGGCATGGACCCATAGCCAGGTGTTGTTGCGCCAGCTCAACGCTACGCAGGCAGATGCCCGGCTTTTCAATGCTATCGCGGGCTCGCTCATTTATGCCAACGGCAATTTCCGTGCGGAGCCTTCGGTTATTGAAAGTAATTTAAAGGGACAATCGGGATTATGGAGCTATGCCATTTCCGGAGACCTGCCTATTGTGCTGGTACGGGTAAAGAACAGTGAGAATATTAACCTGGTAAAGCAATTGATACAGGCGCATTCCTACTGGGCCATAAAGGGGTTGAAAGTGGATCTGGTGATCTGGAATGATGACTTTGGTTCCTACCGCCAGGTGTTCCAGGATCAGATCATCGGGTTTATTACGGCATCCGGCAGTAATGTATTGGATCAGCCCGGAGGTATTTTTGTGCGCCCGGGCGACCAGATTTCCAATGAGGACCGGATATTATTTCAAACGGTGGCACGGTTGATTTTTGACGACGATAGGGGCACCCTGGCGGAACAGGTATTAAAGAAACGCACATCAAAAGGATTACCGGAGGTCCTCATCCCCCAACAACAGGCATACAAGCCTGACCTGTCAAAAACAGTGGCGCTTCCCGAAGGATTATTATTTGCCAATGGAACGGGAGGGTTTACCCAGGACGGAAAAGAATATATATTACTTACAGGGCCGCAAAAACGGTCCCCGGCACCCTGGTGTAATGTGATCGCCAATAAAGAGGTGGGAGCAGTGGTTTCAGAAAGCGGTTCTGCTTATACCTGGGTTGATAATGCCCAGGCTTTCCGGCTAACTCCCTGGCAAAACGATCCGGTAACGGATAAATGCGGTGAAGCCTATTATATACGTGATGAAGAATCGGGCAGTTACTGGTCGCCCCTGCCGCTGCCCCGGCCGGGCAAGAACGCTTACCTTACACGCCATGGCTTTGGTTATTCCGTTTATGAACATATTCATAACGATATCTATTCCCAGCTATGGATATATGCGGATGTGGCATTGCCTGTAAAATACACGGTGCTAAAGCTGCGTAATCTTTCCGGCCAGGTGCGCAAAGTATCCGTTACCGGATATGTAGAATGGGTATTGGGAGACACGGCTCAAAAGAATAAACTGTTTGTAGTAACCGGTAAGGATCCGCTCACCAATGTATTATTTGCCCGGAACCGCTATAACACCGCGTTTGCGGATAAGGTGGCTTTTTTTGATGTGGACGGTAGCGAAAAAACCTTTACCTGCGACCGTCTTGAATTTATAGGAAGAAATGGCGATTTGGCAAACCCCGACGCTTTGCAGCGTAAGCATCTTTCCGGCCGGGCGGGCGCGGGTTTTGATCCTTGTACGGCGTTACAGGTAGTCATCGAATTGCATCCGGATGAAGAACGCGAGCTTGTTTTTCGCCTCGGCGCCGGCAAAAATGAAGAAGAGACCCGCGAGCTGGTGGCAAAGATAAAAGGCAGTGCTTTTGCACACGATGCACAATCAAAAGTACATGATCAGTGGAATCATATCCTGGGGGCCGTAGCCGTAAAAACGCCCGACGAAGCACTGAACGTAATGGCCAATGGCTGGCTGGTATACCAAACGCTGGCCTGCCGGGTTTGGGGCCGGAGCGGGTACTACCAGTCGGGCGGCGCCTATGGTTTCCGGGATCAATTGCAGGATGTATTAGCGTTATTGCATACCCGTCCGGATATTACCAGGGAACAGCTCCTGTTAGCGGCCTCCCGGCAGTTTCTCCAGGGCGATGTACAGCACTGGTGGCATCCGCCCACCGGCAGGGGCGTGCGTACTACCTGCTCCGACGATTATTTATGGCTACCCTATGTTGCTTCCCGGTACCTCTCCGCCACGGGCGATACAGCAGTGCTGAACGAATATGTTTCTTTTATAGATGGACGCCCTTTAAGACCTGGCGAGGAGTCTTATTATGATTTACCTGTTTTTCTCAATCACTGGGAAACCTTGTACAACCATTGTAAATATGCAATTCGTTATGGGTTGAAATTTGGAGAACACGGTTTGCCCCTGATCGGCTCCGGCGACTGGAATGATGGGATGGATAAGGTTGGGGCAGAAGGCAAAGGCGAAAGCGTTTGGCTGGCCTTCTTCCTATATGAGGTGCTTCGCCGGTTTGAAACGATTGCCGCCGATTATGGCGATGCCGATTTTAGTGAACTATGTAAAACAGAATCAGAAAAATTAAAGGAAAATATAAATAAAAATGCCTGGGATGGCGGCTGGTACCGGCGCGCCTATTTTGATGACGGCACTCCATTGGGAAGCAACAACAATGAAGAATGTAAGATTGATTCCATTTCACAAAGCTGGTCATTGTTATCCGCCGCCGGCGATCCTGCCAAAAGTCTGCAGGGTATGAATGCGGTAAACGAATATTTAATCGACCGGAAGAATAAAGTGATCAAATTACTTACCCCGCCTTTCGACAAATCGGATCTGTACCCCGGCTATATCAAGGGGTATGTGCCCGGCGTCCGGGAAAACGGAGGTCAATATACCCATGCAGCAATATGGACTATAATGGCCTATGCTGCTTTACAGGACCGGGAGCGTGTTTGGGAATTATTTTCTATGGTTAACCCCGTTAACCATACACTGGCCCCCGGCCAGGTACAGCAGTACAAGGCAGAGCCCTATGTTATGGCCGCAGATGTGTACGGCGCCGCACCCCATGAAGGGCGTGGCGGGTGGACCTGGTACACCGGTTCTGCGGGATGGACCTATCAGTTAACCATTAACAGTATTCTGGGGTTAAATAGGATCGGGGAGCGCTTGTACCTGAACCCTTGTATTCCGGATCACTGGACGAATTATGAACTGCAGTATCGCTATGGGAATACTTTTTACAACATCAGGGTGATCAACCGCAAACGGGAGGGCGTGGCACTGCTCCGGGTGGACGGCAATGTATCAGGAGTGCCTTATGTTACGCTTGCAGACGATGGACAGCCTCATACCGTTGAGCTGGAAACGGGGGCAGCACCAATGGGGGAAACGAAAAAGGAGTAG
- a CDS encoding alpha-galactosidase, producing MNSFKLLLLAVICSIAIDPVLHAQTTAIPIETKNVAIVLQTDKNNHLKIVHTGRALASATDYETAAAAYRLTSQGANLNNAAYTVAGINNNFVEPAIAVVHADGNNSLDLVYEKQRMTTTPEGATLTVVTLKDAVYPFYVDLCFKAWKNEDVIEQWTEIRHTEKGKVTLNKYASANVYLFDDRFYLTSYNGNWAKEMQPELTQLKQGMHTIESRLGTRENLIGTQNFMLAMDQPATETTGTVLMGQLAWNGNYSIQFETDTYKKMHLVAGINPWQSAYELKPGSRFETPKFIYTISFNGTGTGSRNLQRWLRNYQLLDGKGERLTLLNNWEATYFNFDQNKLVDLFKGAKDLGVDLFLLDDGWFGNKYPRNSDNAGLGDWQENKKKLPDGIPYLVNEAGKQGIKFGIWIEPEMVNPKSELYEKHLDWVLREEKRPEIYFRNQMVLDLTNPEAQDFVFGVVDNLFKKNPSLAFIKWDCNAPIFNGHSKYLEKNKLPQSHLYVEYTRGLEKVLQRIRAKYPKVPMMLCSGGGGRTDYTLLKYFTEFWLSDDTDPLERVFIQWNYSYYYPAIAMCNHVTEWGKQPLKYRVDVASMGKLGFDIKANDLKPEDKAFCQQAIKNYNGFKDIVWHGDLYRLKNPYENDMASLMFVNKERTKSVVFNYLTNWRYVGDAALDPVKLQGLDPAKKYKIKELNVYGNQKPGFDESKVYSGDYLMNIGFNPNINLRRPSVVLSVEAL from the coding sequence ATGAATTCTTTTAAACTGCTATTGCTTGCTGTAATCTGTAGCATCGCAATTGATCCGGTACTGCACGCCCAAACAACCGCTATTCCCATTGAAACAAAAAATGTAGCCATTGTTTTGCAAACGGATAAAAACAATCATCTTAAAATTGTTCACACGGGCAGGGCATTGGCTTCGGCAACGGATTATGAAACAGCGGCGGCCGCTTACCGGCTTACCAGCCAGGGAGCCAACCTCAATAATGCGGCTTATACGGTGGCAGGCATTAATAATAATTTTGTGGAGCCTGCTATTGCAGTGGTACATGCCGATGGCAATAATTCGCTTGACCTGGTTTATGAAAAACAGCGTATGACCACTACGCCCGAAGGCGCCACACTTACTGTTGTTACATTAAAAGATGCCGTATATCCCTTTTATGTAGACCTGTGTTTCAAAGCCTGGAAAAATGAAGATGTTATTGAACAATGGACGGAGATCCGGCATACCGAAAAGGGAAAGGTAACGCTGAACAAATATGCCTCCGCAAATGTGTACCTGTTTGATGACCGGTTTTATTTAACCAGTTACAACGGCAATTGGGCAAAAGAAATGCAGCCGGAACTAACGCAGTTAAAACAGGGGATGCATACGATCGAATCCCGGTTGGGCACCCGGGAAAACCTCATCGGTACGCAAAACTTTATGCTGGCGATGGACCAGCCGGCTACGGAAACAACGGGCACCGTGCTAATGGGTCAGTTAGCCTGGAACGGCAATTATTCCATCCAGTTTGAAACAGATACTTACAAAAAAATGCACCTGGTAGCAGGCATCAACCCCTGGCAGTCTGCTTATGAGCTGAAACCCGGCTCCCGTTTTGAAACGCCAAAATTCATTTACACCATATCTTTTAACGGCACCGGAACGGGAAGCCGCAACCTGCAGCGCTGGCTCCGGAATTACCAGTTGCTGGACGGAAAAGGAGAGCGCCTTACTTTGCTGAATAACTGGGAAGCAACTTATTTTAATTTCGATCAGAACAAATTGGTCGACCTTTTTAAAGGGGCAAAAGACCTGGGGGTGGATCTGTTTTTACTGGATGACGGATGGTTTGGCAATAAATATCCCCGCAACAGCGATAATGCGGGTTTGGGCGACTGGCAGGAAAATAAAAAAAAGCTGCCCGACGGGATTCCTTACCTGGTAAATGAAGCCGGCAAGCAGGGAATAAAATTCGGTATCTGGATAGAACCTGAAATGGTAAACCCCAAAAGCGAGTTATACGAAAAACATCTTGACTGGGTATTACGCGAAGAAAAAAGGCCCGAGATCTATTTCCGCAACCAGATGGTACTGGACCTGACCAACCCCGAGGCACAGGATTTTGTTTTTGGAGTAGTTGATAACCTGTTTAAGAAAAATCCGTCATTAGCTTTTATAAAATGGGATTGCAATGCTCCTATCTTTAACGGCCATTCAAAATACCTCGAAAAGAATAAACTACCACAATCACACTTATACGTAGAATATACGCGTGGCCTGGAGAAAGTGTTGCAGCGCATTCGTGCCAAATATCCAAAGGTGCCGATGATGCTTTGTTCGGGCGGCGGCGGCAGAACGGATTATACCTTGTTGAAATATTTTACGGAATTCTGGCTGAGTGATGATACCGATCCGTTGGAACGGGTGTTTATCCAGTGGAACTATTCTTATTACTACCCTGCCATTGCTATGTGCAACCATGTTACCGAATGGGGAAAGCAGCCGCTGAAATACAGGGTGGATGTGGCTTCTATGGGAAAGCTGGGCTTCGATATTAAAGCAAACGATTTAAAACCGGAAGACAAAGCCTTCTGTCAGCAGGCGATAAAAAATTACAATGGATTCAAAGACATTGTTTGGCATGGAGATCTGTACAGGTTGAAAAACCCCTACGAAAACGATATGGCTTCACTGATGTTCGTAAATAAGGAACGGACAAAATCAGTGGTATTCAATTATCTTACTAACTGGCGTTACGTTGGGGATGCAGCATTGGACCCGGTAAAACTACAGGGGCTGGATCCGGCAAAAAAATATAAGATAAAAGAGCTGAACGTGTATGGTAACCAAAAACCAGGTTTTGATGAAAGCAAGGTTTACAGCGGCGATTATCTAATGAATATTGGGTTTAATCCTAATATTAACCTGCGCCGGCCAAGCGTGGTGCTGAGTGTGGAGGCTTTATGA